From Apium graveolens cultivar Ventura chromosome 9, ASM990537v1, whole genome shotgun sequence, the proteins below share one genomic window:
- the LOC141687418 gene encoding bidirectional sugar transporter N3-like has product MALLSPHWTLAFGLLGNVVSFMVFLAPIPTFYKVYKKKSTEGFQSVPYVVGLFSAMLWIYYALLKSNAFLLITINSVGCVIQTVYIVIFLCYATKNAKLQTIKLLVGMNVIGFGMIIGLTQFVAKGTASRVTIVGWICLVFSLCVFVAPLCVVRQVIRTKSVEYMPFLLSLFLTLSAVMWFFYGLLLKDVNIAVPNVLGFTFGIIQMVLYMMYKNAKKITTESQKLPEYQDQIIVLDDQKFPELAEQIIDVMKLSALACSEMKPMATPTTTPTHHENQVPVVVPPPALPMQPVAVA; this is encoded by the exons ATGGCTCTTTTATCACCCCACTGGACTCTTGCATTCGGCCTTCTTG GCAATGTGGTCTCCTTCATGGTGTTCCTAGCACCCAT CCCAACATTTTATAAAGTTTACAAAAAGAAATCAACCGAAGGGTTCCAATCAGTTCCGTACGTGGTTGGTTTATTCAGTGCCATGCTTTGGATATACTATGCATTACTCAAGTCCAATGCATTCCTTCTCATCACCATTAACTCTGTTGGTTGCGTCATTCAGACAGTTTACATTGTTATCTTCCTCTGCTATGCCACCAAGAACGCAAAG CTTCAAACCATAAAGCTACTTGTTGGAATGAATGTTATTGGATTTGGAATGATAATTGGACTGACTCAATTCGTGGCAAAAGGAACAGCAAGCCGTGTCACTATTGTAGGCTGGATTTGTCTTGTTTTTTCCTTGTGTGTGTTCGTTGCACCTCTCTGTGTCGTG AGACAAGTTATTCGAACAAAAAGCGTCGAGTACATGCCGTTTCTCCTATCCTTATTCCTCACTTTAAGTGCTGTTATGTGGTTCTTCTACGGCCTCCTCCTCAAAGATGTTAATATTGCC GTTCCCAATGTTCTGGGATTCACCTTCGGTATAATTCAAATGGTGCTTTACATGATgtacaaaaatgcaaagaagaTTACAACCGAATCACAGAAGCTTCCAGAATATCAAGACCAAATTATAGTACTAGATGATCAGAAATTCCCAGAGCTAGCGGAACAGATTATTGATGTAATGAAGCTGAGTGCATTAGCTTGTTCAGAGATGAAGCCAATGGCGACTCCAACAACAACCCCGACGCACCACGAAAATCAAGTTCCGGTAGTGGTGCCTCCACCAGCACTGCCAATGCAACCGGTGGCTGTTGCATGA